In Reinekea thalattae, a genomic segment contains:
- a CDS encoding DUF2797 domain-containing protein, translating into MITPDLFDSLNEEAASEETKNQEQSSSAQSNESDELPEVVSGTLRKMITRANKGKPVDYFLPVGEFHVPLNPYIGKNIRLEYQGEIHCLHCGERTNKSFGQGFCYKHFTSLAQNDSCIMSPEQCHYHEGTCREPEWGERNCMQSHYVYLSNSSAIKVGITRGGQIPTRWIDQGATQAIAIARVTTRQLAGLLEVAFKEHVADKTHWQAMLKGAPTVLDMASERDRLFELAKPQLDALIAEHGLVAVQLLTNGEAYEFEFPVQQYPEKVKSFNLDKTDVVEGKLMGIKGQYLILDSGVINIRRFGGYSVNFS; encoded by the coding sequence GTGATCACGCCAGATTTATTTGACTCGCTCAACGAAGAAGCAGCGAGCGAAGAAACAAAAAACCAAGAGCAAAGCTCAAGTGCGCAATCAAATGAGAGTGATGAACTTCCTGAGGTTGTCAGCGGTACATTACGTAAAATGATTACGCGAGCGAACAAGGGTAAGCCGGTTGACTACTTTTTGCCGGTCGGCGAATTTCATGTGCCGTTAAACCCTTACATTGGCAAAAATATTCGCCTTGAGTATCAGGGCGAGATTCATTGTTTGCATTGTGGTGAACGCACCAATAAAAGTTTTGGTCAGGGTTTTTGTTATAAGCATTTTACTTCCTTGGCGCAAAACGACAGCTGCATCATGTCACCCGAACAGTGCCACTACCATGAAGGTACTTGCCGCGAGCCAGAATGGGGCGAGCGTAACTGCATGCAGTCGCACTATGTCTATCTGTCTAATTCCAGCGCCATAAAAGTAGGCATTACTCGTGGTGGCCAAATTCCAACCCGCTGGATCGATCAGGGAGCCACCCAAGCCATCGCCATTGCGCGCGTCACCACTCGCCAATTAGCAGGCTTGTTAGAGGTCGCATTTAAAGAGCATGTAGCTGATAAAACCCATTGGCAAGCCATGTTAAAAGGCGCGCCAACGGTACTTGATATGGCTTCTGAGAGAGATCGTTTATTTGAGTTAGCCAAGCCGCAATTAGATGCCTTAATTGCCGAGCACGGCTTGGTGGCGGTGCAGCTACTTACTAATGGCGAAGCCTATGAATTTGAATTCCCCGTGCAGCAGTATCCAGAAAAGGTGAAGAGCTTTAACCTTGATAAGACCGATGTCGTTGAAGGTAAGCTTATGGGTATTAAAGGCCAGTACCTTATTTTAGACAGTGGCGTAATTAATATTCGCCGTTTTGGCGGCTACAGCGTCAACTTTTCTTAA
- a CDS encoding acyloxyacyl hydrolase: MKKFTLMLVSLGLCGLLQAETPAFGKVFIGTVDVGKPNQDSQYGLEYQFSQGLTRYQFQPFAGVLRTRASSHYLYTGLSRTSKFTNSDTGLAVHFAFGPGVYFYGDGSDTDLGHWFELRTSAGLLWNFADDTRIGLHFSHLSNASVTEVNPGTELVSFTYELPF; the protein is encoded by the coding sequence ATGAAAAAGTTCACGTTAATGTTAGTTAGCCTAGGGCTATGTGGCCTGCTTCAGGCGGAAACCCCGGCCTTTGGTAAGGTGTTTATTGGTACGGTCGATGTTGGCAAACCAAACCAAGATAGCCAATACGGCCTTGAGTACCAGTTTTCACAAGGTTTAACGCGTTATCAATTTCAGCCATTTGCTGGCGTTTTACGCACTCGAGCCTCATCACACTATTTATATACAGGGCTTTCTCGTACCTCGAAGTTTACCAACAGCGATACTGGCTTAGCGGTGCACTTTGCTTTTGGGCCGGGTGTTTATTTTTATGGCGATGGCAGTGACACCGATCTCGGTCACTGGTTTGAACTGCGAACCAGCGCAGGGCTGCTATGGAATTTTGCCGATGACACCCGAATCGGTCTGCATTTTTCGCACCTTTCAAATGCCTCAGTGACCGAGGTTAATCCCGGCACTGAGTTGGTGTCCTTTACCTACGAACTGCCTTTTTAA
- a CDS encoding DUF1315 family protein: MNFDELASNMTADIYQRLKESVELGRWPTGGELSKEQKALCLEAILKYEIAQQIPVEQRTGYLPSNSCGPANEVDTIDSINLPTGGEE; encoded by the coding sequence ATGAACTTTGATGAATTAGCCAGCAACATGACAGCGGATATTTATCAGCGTTTAAAAGAGTCTGTTGAATTAGGTCGATGGCCGACCGGCGGCGAGCTGAGCAAAGAACAAAAAGCCTTATGCTTGGAAGCGATATTGAAATACGAGATCGCGCAACAGATTCCGGTAGAGCAACGCACTGGCTATTTGCCTAGCAACAGCTGCGGCCCTGCCAATGAGGTCGACACCATTGACTCCATCAATTTACCCACTGGAGGTGAAGAGTGA
- a CDS encoding MFS transporter: MTTQTNTTLSRPLLLLMAVVVSATAANLYYNQPLLPSIGLALNISEHYLGFIPSATQIGYAAAIFFISPLGDRYERKSIIRYLTVILFLGLVATYFSTSLLPLVFFSFVVGLGANITQQLIPLASSLATSENRGKVISTIMTGLTIGILISRVISGSISEHFGWRSVYLFAAVLAAFFGLLLMRYLPKNKPTSSLPYPQLLGSMLMLLKKHRTLRDAAIVGGLWFAAFNALWATLAIHVGESPFHYNAQQAGLFGVIALAGVIGAKVSGHLVDKYGSVRLISFGLLLILTGFVIFALWRDSLAGLIVGIILVDLGVFGCQIPNQVRIFSIDPKAQSRINAIYMLCYYIGAAAGSAIGVHFMGISGWSGLSLFGLSLTLIALIYHLVRSKRPIA; encoded by the coding sequence GTGACTACCCAAACCAATACCACACTAAGCCGACCACTGTTGCTTTTAATGGCGGTTGTCGTATCTGCAACCGCGGCAAACCTTTATTACAATCAACCTCTATTGCCCTCTATTGGTCTTGCGCTCAATATTAGCGAGCATTATTTAGGCTTCATTCCTTCTGCCACTCAAATTGGTTACGCCGCAGCGATCTTTTTTATTTCACCGCTAGGCGATCGTTATGAACGAAAAAGCATTATTCGTTACCTTACGGTAATTTTATTTCTTGGCTTGGTAGCAACTTATTTTTCCACCAGTTTACTGCCTCTCGTCTTTTTTAGTTTTGTTGTCGGCCTTGGCGCAAACATTACGCAGCAGTTAATTCCGTTGGCTTCGTCATTGGCAACTTCTGAAAACAGAGGCAAGGTTATTTCAACTATTATGACTGGCTTAACCATCGGAATTTTAATTTCACGTGTTATTAGCGGCAGCATCAGCGAGCATTTTGGCTGGCGATCGGTCTATCTTTTTGCGGCCGTATTGGCTGCATTTTTTGGTCTACTGTTAATGCGTTACCTGCCTAAAAACAAACCGACCTCGAGCTTACCTTACCCCCAACTGCTTGGCTCTATGCTAATGCTGTTAAAAAAACATCGCACTCTAAGAGATGCAGCTATCGTCGGTGGGTTGTGGTTTGCTGCTTTTAATGCACTCTGGGCAACCTTAGCCATTCATGTCGGTGAATCCCCCTTTCATTACAACGCGCAGCAAGCTGGTTTATTTGGAGTGATTGCCTTAGCCGGCGTCATTGGCGCAAAGGTTTCTGGCCACTTGGTAGATAAATATGGCTCCGTTCGTTTAATTAGCTTTGGTCTCTTATTGATTTTAACTGGCTTTGTAATATTTGCTCTGTGGCGAGACTCATTAGCGGGTTTAATTGTAGGTATTATTTTGGTCGACCTCGGCGTGTTTGGCTGCCAAATTCCAAACCAAGTTCGAATATTTTCGATCGACCCTAAAGCCCAGAGCCGTATCAATGCTATTTACATGCTTTGTTATTACATAGGAGCTGCTGCTGGCTCTGCCATTGGCGTGCATTTTATGGGTATTTCAGGTTGGAGCGGGCTAAGTTTATTTGGTTTATCTCTGACGCTGATCGCTCTTATATATCATCTGGTGAGAAGCAAACGCCCGATAGCATAA
- a CDS encoding 1-aminocyclopropane-1-carboxylate deaminase yields MKLEKFERYPLTFGETPIEHLPRLSEALGGQVEIYAKREDCNSGLAMGGNKLRKLEYIIPDAIASGADTLVSIGGVQSNHTRMVAATAAKIGMKCRLVQESWVPHEDAVYDRVGNILMTRLMGADSRIVDDGFDIGIRSSYEKAIEDVKAEGGKPYGIPAGGSVNKYGAIGYVAFAEEVKKQEEELGFKFDYIVVCVVTGSTQAGMIVGFADQGRADRVIGIDASGTVEQTRSQVRQIVDNAAELVELGRKVTDEEIVINPDYAYPAYGVPSHETNEAIRLAAKTEAMMTDPVYEGKSMQGMIDLIKKGDIPAGSKVLYVHLGGAPALNGYSYTYRNG; encoded by the coding sequence ATGAAGCTCGAAAAATTTGAACGCTACCCACTGACCTTTGGTGAAACGCCGATTGAACACCTACCTCGCTTAAGTGAAGCACTGGGCGGCCAAGTAGAAATTTACGCCAAGCGTGAAGACTGTAACTCTGGCCTTGCCATGGGTGGCAACAAGTTGCGCAAGCTGGAATACATTATCCCTGATGCCATTGCCTCAGGAGCCGACACTCTGGTTTCCATTGGCGGCGTACAATCCAACCACACCCGCATGGTTGCCGCGACTGCCGCTAAAATTGGTATGAAGTGTCGCCTAGTTCAAGAAAGCTGGGTACCGCATGAAGATGCCGTGTACGACCGTGTTGGTAATATTTTAATGACTCGCCTTATGGGTGCAGACAGCCGCATTGTCGACGACGGTTTCGATATTGGCATTCGCTCCTCTTATGAAAAGGCGATCGAAGACGTTAAAGCGGAAGGCGGCAAGCCTTACGGCATTCCAGCTGGCGGCTCAGTGAACAAATACGGCGCCATTGGTTATGTAGCCTTTGCCGAAGAAGTTAAAAAGCAAGAAGAAGAACTAGGCTTTAAGTTCGATTATATTGTCGTTTGCGTAGTCACCGGTTCCACTCAAGCAGGCATGATTGTTGGCTTTGCAGACCAAGGCCGCGCTGATCGAGTCATCGGTATTGATGCTTCTGGTACCGTTGAGCAAACTCGCTCTCAGGTTCGCCAAATTGTCGATAATGCTGCTGAATTGGTAGAACTGGGCCGTAAAGTGACTGACGAAGAAATCGTCATCAACCCTGACTACGCCTACCCTGCTTACGGTGTACCAAGCCATGAAACTAACGAAGCGATTCGTTTAGCGGCTAAAACCGAAGCCATGATGACCGACCCTGTTTACGAAGGTAAGTCGATGCAAGGCATGATCGACCTGATCAAAAAAGGCGACATTCCTGCCGGTTCAAAAGTGCTGTATGTGCATTTGGGTGGCGCACCGGCGTTAAATGGTTACAGCTATACCTACCGTAACGGCTAG
- a CDS encoding NAD(+) kinase: MKTKTLASSFRRVGIVGRLNSRSVLLSVQRLTLLLQQLDKEYCVEQCLLEAMPELQCNGKDRDGIGQWADLIIVIGGDGTFLGAARALAQYDVPMVGINRGRLGFLTDIMPQEMEQRVSEVIQGDFKLEQRFLLQAQVIRDGNVVAENCAFNDVVLHSGQSIRMIEFDLNVDGQFVYSQRSDGLIISTPTGSTAYALSAGGPLVHPSMNAMVLVPMCPHSLTNRPLMVSAESELCIKVGYENDLPPHLSFDAQALVELQHGDELIVRKYPHTLNLIHLEGYNYFEICRTKLGWSNRLEVNDGGSEQ, encoded by the coding sequence ATGAAAACGAAAACCCTAGCCAGTAGCTTTCGACGTGTGGGGATTGTTGGTCGTCTCAACAGTCGCAGCGTATTGCTATCGGTGCAGCGATTGACTCTGCTATTGCAACAATTAGACAAAGAATACTGTGTTGAACAGTGCTTATTAGAGGCCATGCCAGAGCTGCAATGTAATGGCAAAGACCGAGATGGCATTGGCCAATGGGCTGATCTGATTATTGTGATTGGCGGTGATGGCACCTTTTTAGGCGCAGCAAGAGCGCTGGCACAATACGATGTTCCAATGGTCGGCATTAACCGCGGTCGGCTGGGCTTTTTAACCGACATCATGCCGCAAGAAATGGAACAGCGCGTCAGTGAAGTCATTCAGGGTGATTTCAAGTTAGAGCAACGCTTTTTGCTGCAAGCGCAGGTGATTCGTGACGGTAATGTGGTTGCCGAAAACTGTGCTTTTAATGATGTGGTTTTACATTCTGGACAATCGATTCGCATGATCGAGTTCGATCTAAATGTTGATGGCCAGTTTGTTTATAGCCAGCGCTCTGACGGACTTATTATTTCTACACCGACCGGCTCAACGGCTTATGCGTTAAGTGCTGGCGGGCCGTTGGTTCACCCAAGTATGAATGCCATGGTGTTGGTGCCAATGTGTCCGCACAGTTTAACCAACCGACCGCTGATGGTTTCTGCCGAGTCGGAATTGTGCATTAAAGTGGGCTACGAAAACGATTTACCGCCGCACTTGAGTTTCGATGCTCAGGCATTGGTTGAGCTACAACATGGCGATGAATTGATCGTGCGTAAGTACCCACACACGCTGAACCTTATTCATTTAGAAGGTTATAACTATTTTGAAATTTGTCGCACCAAACTCGGCTGGAGTAATCGGTTAGAGGTTAATGATGGAGGCTCGGAACAATGA
- a CDS encoding D-hexose-6-phosphate mutarotase produces MTNNQPQHNDHQLSQHVALSTINELPVLKIQNQQASACIAIQGAHLIEYTPTNKANVLFVSNEEPYIKGKAIRGGIPICWPWFGAHETLSDVPAHGFVRDKDWQYEIVSDSLERTDIRFSFTTEGEQAGFAYPARCELLVSIGETLLMSLTTHNTGDKPFEISQALHSYFQCADIQDVRIKGLKNSQFLDQLSDSVYELKKSFKFEQEVDGIVLDRGQPVELKGLGQSTVTLIREGSNSLVLWNPWIEKSKRLSSFDALDYLRMVCVEVTNTSEDSRLVKPGKSHTLFMEIVTEPNA; encoded by the coding sequence ATGACCAATAATCAGCCACAACATAATGACCACCAACTGTCACAACATGTTGCTCTAAGTACTATTAATGAACTGCCAGTACTAAAAATACAAAACCAACAGGCCTCCGCCTGCATTGCTATTCAGGGCGCGCACCTTATTGAATATACGCCCACCAACAAGGCCAACGTACTGTTCGTTTCGAATGAAGAGCCCTACATTAAAGGTAAAGCGATTCGTGGCGGCATTCCCATTTGCTGGCCTTGGTTTGGCGCACACGAGACACTTAGTGATGTTCCGGCTCATGGCTTTGTGCGAGATAAAGACTGGCAATATGAGATTGTCAGTGACAGCTTGGAACGTACCGACATACGCTTCAGTTTTACCACCGAAGGCGAACAGGCAGGCTTTGCTTACCCTGCGCGCTGCGAATTATTAGTGAGCATTGGCGAAACTCTCCTAATGAGCCTGACCACTCACAACACCGGCGACAAACCCTTTGAGATTAGCCAAGCCTTACACAGCTACTTTCAGTGTGCAGACATTCAGGATGTGCGCATTAAAGGTTTAAAAAACAGCCAGTTTCTTGATCAACTCAGCGACTCGGTTTACGAACTTAAAAAGAGCTTTAAGTTTGAGCAGGAAGTCGATGGCATTGTACTGGATCGTGGCCAGCCGGTTGAGCTGAAAGGCCTCGGCCAGTCAACGGTGACTCTGATACGCGAAGGCAGCAACTCATTGGTGCTTTGGAACCCATGGATCGAAAAGTCAAAACGACTCAGCAGTTTTGATGCTCTGGACTATTTGCGCATGGTTTGCGTCGAAGTCACCAATACATCAGAAGACAGCCGACTTGTAAAACCTGGCAAATCTCATACTCTGTTTATGGAGATCGTTACAGAGCCAAACGCCTAA
- a CDS encoding DMT family transporter, whose protein sequence is MSVFSNTAIATHPPKLISVSPKTKALLILFFAILIWGGNWPVMKTGLNHITPIWFSMLRFALGGLSLFIYQLVTKSLYRPKKQDIALILSIGLIQMMLFTVLGSIAMTQVDAGRSAVLAYTTTLWVLPISVLVFREALSKSQLIGSLFGVVGVLVLFNPFSFSWHDPVLLMANGLLLLAALCWSLCILHLRHSRSNASAYQLAPWQMLTATLPLIALGYWIEGPFTGDGSTELWQISLYLGPLATAFCFCAVNGASRLLPGPFVATAMLGVPVTGLLLSCLFLGEQLTASLICGTALICGGIFIVIVRARQAKH, encoded by the coding sequence ATGAGCGTTTTCAGCAACACCGCCATTGCAACACATCCGCCTAAATTGATTTCGGTGAGCCCTAAAACGAAGGCGCTGCTGATTTTGTTTTTCGCCATCCTCATTTGGGGAGGCAATTGGCCGGTGATGAAAACAGGGCTAAACCACATCACACCGATTTGGTTTTCAATGTTGCGCTTTGCCTTAGGTGGCTTAAGCCTATTTATTTACCAGCTGGTGACTAAAAGCCTGTATCGACCTAAAAAGCAGGATATCGCGTTGATCTTAAGTATTGGCCTAATCCAGATGATGCTCTTTACCGTGCTCGGTTCCATTGCCATGACACAAGTCGATGCGGGCCGCTCTGCGGTACTGGCTTACACGACAACGCTTTGGGTATTGCCAATCTCAGTATTGGTATTCCGTGAAGCACTCAGTAAAAGCCAGCTCATTGGCAGTCTATTTGGCGTTGTTGGTGTGCTTGTGCTGTTTAACCCCTTTAGTTTTAGCTGGCATGATCCAGTTTTATTGATGGCAAATGGCTTGTTGCTACTGGCAGCATTGTGTTGGAGCTTGTGCATTCTGCACTTGCGGCACTCTAGATCGAACGCTTCGGCTTACCAACTTGCACCTTGGCAAATGCTGACCGCCACGCTGCCACTCATTGCGCTGGGTTACTGGATTGAAGGCCCGTTCACTGGTGACGGCAGCACTGAGCTATGGCAAATCAGCCTGTATTTAGGCCCACTGGCTACGGCCTTTTGTTTTTGCGCTGTGAATGGCGCCAGCCGTTTATTGCCCGGCCCTTTCGTTGCTACCGCTATGCTCGGCGTGCCGGTGACTGGGTTATTGTTATCCTGCTTATTTTTAGGTGAACAGCTCACCGCCTCGCTAATATGCGGCACAGCACTGATTTGCGGCGGGATTTTCATTGTCATAGTGCGAGCACGACAAGCTAAGCACTGA
- the pepN gene encoding aminopeptidase N, protein MKESSARIIRLAEYKEPDYWIKNTQLVIRIFDGYTEVSSELTMVKNARVDGLPTLVLDGVEQTIKQLHFDDTEISQYQYSDDKLTVQPVAEEFIFKAVTRIDPENNTSLEGLYKSGSMYCTQCEAEGFRKITFYLDRPDVMATFTTRIEADKASFPTLLANGNPIDEGELENGRHFATWQDPFVKPAYLFAAVAGDLVRKDDSFTTCSGREISLRIFAEPRNAHKTDFALDSLKRSMKWDEKRYGREYDLDIFMIVASDFFNMGAMENKGLNIFNSAAVLANQETSSDDRFERIEAIVAHEYFHNWSGNRVTCRDWFQLSLKEGFTVYRDAHFTSDMHDATVKRIKDARFLKTVQFPEDSGPNAHPVKPQEYQEINNFYTVTIYEKGAEVVGMINTLIGEDLFRKGSDLYFERFDGCAATTDDFVACMQEVSGYDFTQFKRWYTQAGTPTVVVSQHYDAEQQQYQLSFSQSQKPTPGQSEKLPMVIPVKMALLNAQGDELAIDCDADFNQQTQVLTLTEAQTTVTFSGVSEQPYASLFRDFSAPVRVEFELSEAELLLLASKDKNAYNRFDAVQKIYLDTLIAMIKNGDNQTPSLVLDVVRASLADNALSPAIKSLMLALPSYQLLVDSLQQKVDADALVAARQAMKQSIANSFKAEWAELTLSLQSEQAYQFNAEQAGRRELQALTLSYWAETGDAAALDFAKALYQQANNQTDRLNGLKAVLDNGSDALVSDLLDDFYQRWHEDTQMVETWLLLQASAKGVTIDTIKALMQHEAFDITNPNKVRSVLAGFMNNFTSYHQKDFSGYDFIAQRIIQLDAINPQVAARFVTALENWKVFSGQRAEAMKQALQSIADSQGRSPDVSEKVEKALAH, encoded by the coding sequence ATGAAAGAAAGCAGCGCCCGTATTATTCGTTTAGCAGAGTACAAAGAGCCGGACTATTGGATTAAAAATACTCAGTTGGTCATCCGTATATTTGATGGCTACACCGAAGTTAGCTCTGAACTGACCATGGTAAAAAACGCCCGCGTTGATGGCTTACCAACATTGGTGTTAGACGGCGTTGAGCAAACGATTAAGCAGCTGCATTTTGACGACACCGAAATTAGTCAGTATCAATACAGCGACGATAAACTCACCGTGCAGCCAGTTGCCGAAGAGTTTATTTTTAAAGCCGTGACTCGTATCGATCCAGAAAACAATACTTCACTCGAAGGTCTGTATAAATCCGGCAGCATGTATTGTACTCAGTGCGAGGCTGAAGGCTTTCGAAAAATTACTTTTTATCTAGACCGTCCCGATGTCATGGCAACATTCACTACGCGTATCGAAGCCGATAAAGCCTCTTTTCCAACTCTGTTAGCAAATGGTAATCCTATCGATGAAGGCGAGCTAGAAAATGGCCGCCACTTTGCGACTTGGCAAGATCCGTTTGTAAAACCCGCTTATCTATTTGCTGCCGTTGCCGGTGATTTGGTACGTAAGGACGACAGCTTTACTACCTGCTCTGGGCGCGAAATATCGCTGCGTATTTTTGCCGAACCACGCAACGCCCATAAAACTGATTTTGCTCTCGACTCACTCAAGCGTTCAATGAAATGGGACGAAAAGCGTTATGGCCGTGAATACGATTTAGATATTTTTATGATTGTCGCTAGCGACTTTTTCAATATGGGCGCCATGGAAAACAAAGGCCTAAATATTTTTAACAGTGCAGCTGTGTTGGCGAACCAAGAGACATCGTCAGACGATCGTTTTGAACGCATCGAAGCGATTGTAGCGCATGAATATTTTCATAACTGGAGCGGCAACCGCGTTACCTGCCGCGACTGGTTCCAGCTATCGCTTAAAGAAGGTTTTACCGTTTACCGCGATGCACACTTTACCTCGGATATGCACGACGCCACCGTAAAACGCATTAAAGATGCTCGCTTTTTAAAAACGGTTCAGTTCCCAGAAGACTCTGGCCCGAATGCGCACCCGGTTAAGCCGCAAGAATACCAAGAGATTAATAACTTCTATACCGTCACCATTTACGAAAAAGGCGCAGAAGTGGTTGGTATGATCAACACCCTGATCGGTGAAGACTTATTCCGTAAAGGCAGCGATCTTTACTTTGAACGTTTCGATGGTTGTGCCGCCACGACCGATGATTTTGTTGCCTGCATGCAAGAGGTGAGCGGTTACGACTTTACGCAGTTTAAGCGTTGGTACACTCAAGCCGGTACGCCGACGGTTGTGGTTAGTCAGCATTACGATGCCGAACAACAGCAGTATCAGTTAAGCTTCTCGCAAAGCCAAAAACCAACACCGGGGCAAAGTGAAAAATTGCCTATGGTTATTCCGGTTAAAATGGCATTACTCAACGCTCAGGGTGACGAGTTGGCGATTGATTGCGATGCTGACTTTAACCAACAAACGCAAGTATTAACGCTGACCGAAGCGCAAACCACTGTCACCTTTAGTGGCGTATCCGAGCAGCCATATGCAAGTTTATTCCGCGATTTTTCAGCGCCAGTTCGTGTTGAGTTTGAATTATCCGAAGCCGAACTATTGTTGCTCGCCAGCAAAGATAAAAACGCCTATAACCGTTTTGATGCGGTACAAAAAATTTATCTCGATACTCTGATTGCGATGATCAAAAACGGCGATAACCAAACACCAAGCTTGGTGTTGGATGTTGTTCGTGCGAGTCTCGCCGATAATGCGTTATCGCCAGCGATTAAATCTTTAATGTTAGCCTTGCCGTCTTACCAGTTGTTGGTCGATAGCCTGCAACAAAAGGTTGATGCCGATGCGCTCGTTGCCGCGCGCCAAGCAATGAAGCAAAGCATTGCTAACAGCTTTAAAGCCGAATGGGCCGAGTTAACTCTGTCGCTGCAAAGTGAACAGGCTTATCAGTTTAACGCCGAGCAAGCAGGTCGAAGAGAGTTACAAGCCTTGACGTTGAGTTATTGGGCCGAGACCGGCGACGCCGCGGCGTTAGATTTTGCCAAGGCGCTGTATCAGCAAGCCAATAACCAGACAGATCGTTTAAATGGCTTAAAAGCCGTGTTGGATAATGGTAGCGATGCGTTAGTGAGTGATCTGCTGGATGATTTTTATCAGCGTTGGCACGAAGATACGCAAATGGTTGAAACCTGGTTGTTACTGCAAGCCAGTGCTAAAGGCGTGACAATCGACACCATTAAAGCCTTGATGCAACACGAAGCTTTCGATATCACCAACCCGAATAAAGTACGTTCAGTGTTGGCTGGCTTTATGAATAACTTTACCTCGTATCATCAAAAAGATTTTTCCGGTTACGACTTTATCGCGCAGCGTATCATTCAACTCGACGCCATTAACCCTCAGGTCGCGGCACGATTTGTAACAGCGTTAGAAAACTGGAAAGTGTTTTCTGGTCAACGTGCCGAAGCAATGAAGCAGGCGTTGCAATCGATTGCCGACAGCCAAGGCCGCTCGCCAGATGTGAGTGAGAAAGTTGAAAAGGCGTTAGCTCACTGA
- a CDS encoding DNA-J related domain-containing protein yields the protein MKSQQQSLMHAIQQLLGEHGEGISEYELIKRLDSDYPHLYPKPDLSNPLLLFQHHFYLRHCLYCLQQQYLEQQQGYLAIGLSRIQLLPIQADSQTQQLGQHDALAEYYLDINNLAAETEHSVEALIDGFWRQLNVQHERPQALKVLGLNGDESAAEQKQIYRALRQKHHPDKGGDAETFNAIQQAWQCVSGART from the coding sequence ATGAAGTCACAACAGCAGTCATTAATGCACGCCATACAACAGCTGCTCGGCGAGCACGGTGAGGGTATATCTGAATACGAGCTGATCAAACGGCTCGACTCAGATTACCCGCATCTTTACCCCAAGCCAGATCTAAGCAATCCGCTGCTGCTATTTCAACACCATTTTTATTTACGCCACTGCCTCTATTGCCTACAGCAACAATATCTAGAACAGCAGCAAGGCTATTTGGCGATTGGCCTAAGCCGCATCCAATTACTGCCTATTCAAGCTGACTCGCAAACACAGCAGTTAGGTCAACACGATGCGCTGGCTGAGTACTATCTCGATATTAATAACCTTGCTGCCGAAACCGAACACAGCGTCGAAGCACTGATCGATGGTTTTTGGCGGCAATTAAACGTTCAGCATGAGCGTCCACAAGCGCTAAAAGTGTTAGGTCTAAACGGCGATGAAAGCGCTGCTGAACAAAAGCAAATTTATCGCGCACTAAGGCAAAAGCATCATCCTGATAAGGGTGGCGACGCCGAAACCTTTAATGCCATCCAACAGGCTTGGCAGTGTGTCAGTGGCGCTCGAACCTGA
- a CDS encoding Lrp/AsnC family transcriptional regulator: protein MDKTDKKILKQLQQDGRLTNAELAERINVSPATCHRRTQQLFKEGYIKDVRALINAEKVERGSLVLVGIVLDRSTQQSFADFEAAIKPLSFILDCHLVAGDFDYFLKIRVKDIADFNKLHSDQLLALPNVRQLRTFFVMKEVQDNAPLDF from the coding sequence ATGGATAAAACAGACAAAAAAATCCTAAAACAGCTACAGCAAGATGGCCGTCTCACGAATGCCGAATTGGCTGAGCGCATTAATGTTAGCCCTGCCACTTGCCACCGTAGAACCCAACAGCTGTTTAAAGAGGGCTATATCAAAGATGTTCGCGCTCTGATAAATGCCGAAAAAGTAGAGCGTGGTTCGCTGGTGCTTGTCGGTATTGTGCTCGACCGCTCAACACAACAAAGCTTTGCCGATTTTGAAGCCGCGATAAAGCCACTCAGCTTTATTTTAGATTGCCACCTTGTCGCCGGTGACTTTGATTATTTTTTAAAAATCCGTGTTAAAGACATAGCCGACTTTAACAAATTGCACAGCGACCAATTACTCGCCTTACCGAACGTGCGTCAACTGAGAACTTTTTTTGTCATGAAAGAAGTTCAAGACAACGCACCGTTAGACTTTTAA